In Pirellulales bacterium, one genomic interval encodes:
- a CDS encoding VOC family protein, which translates to MSAALPASAVHKLVPLLYVSDMNRSAAFYDNKLGFEITQHWSPEGKMLWCLLARGGAELMLQQADAEDGPAEGRGRGVMFFFHCDDADAMHAELLANGLKLDPPQVAFYGMKQLFLKDPDGYQLCFQNRVENREQS; encoded by the coding sequence ATGTCTGCAGCGCTTCCTGCTTCGGCCGTCCACAAACTGGTGCCGCTGTTGTACGTCAGCGACATGAATCGCTCGGCGGCGTTCTACGACAACAAGCTGGGCTTCGAAATCACGCAGCATTGGTCGCCGGAAGGAAAAATGCTGTGGTGCCTGCTGGCGCGCGGCGGTGCGGAACTGATGCTCCAACAGGCTGACGCCGAAGATGGCCCCGCCGAAGGGCGCGGCCGCGGCGTCATGTTCTTCTTCCACTGCGACGATGCCGACGCCATGCATGCCGAGCTATTGGCCAACGGTCTCAAGCTCGATCCACCTCAAGTGGCCTTCTACGGCATGAAGCAACTGTTCCTTAAAGATCCCGACGGCTACCAGCTGTGTTTCCAAAACCGCGTAGAGAATAGAGAGCAAAGTTAG